The Actinomycetes bacterium genome segment CTCGGGATCGGGCAGGCGGTCGGGATCGGGCAGGCGGTCGGGATAGGGCAGGGCGATCGGGTCGGGAGCGAGGCGGCTCTTGCCGGTCTCGTCGAATCGGTCGAGGCCGAGCTCACCGGCGTCCACGACGTCGGTCGAGCCGGTGAGCACGAGGTCGGCGGCGGCGCGCGACACGCCGGGACCCCACATCATCCCGTGCCCGCCGGCGCAGGCGACCACGCTGCCCTCGACCGGGCCGTCGGCGCGAAGCCCCGGCCCGATGATCGGCAGGTGGTCGGGCGTGTACTCGATCGTGGCGGCCCACACCTTGCGGATGCCGAGACTCGCGGTCAGGGGGACGGCGACGATGAGCCGCTCCCTCATCCGCGCGTAGTAGTCCCAGTCGAAGCTGCGCGCCTCCCCTGGTGCCTCGTCGGGGTTGCTCATCCCCCACAGCAGCCCGCCCTCCTCGGGGCGCCAGTAGATGCCGTAGGTGACGTCGAACATCATGGGCACCCGCTCTGGGGCGAGCTCGGGGTGCGGCTCGGTGACCACCACCTGGTGCCGTACGCCCGCCGCGGGGACCCGCATCCCCGCGAGCGCGCCCACGGCGCCGAGCGAGGGCCCACCGGTCAGCACCACGCGAGGGGTGTCGATCGGGCCGGCCGAGGTGTCGACCCCGACAACGCGGCCGGAGGCGACCCGAAGGCCGGTGAAGGCGGTTCGCTCCCGCACGTCGACCCCGGCGATGAACAGCGCCGCCGTGTAGCACCGGACGTTCGTGGGCGGATCGAGGTAGCCGTCGCTCGCGCAGAAGGACGCCCCGAGCTGCACGCCGTGGGCGAGCGTGGGGTTGCGCCGCTCCACCTCCTCCGGCTCCATCCACTCGACCTCGAGGCCGAGGCGCTGCTGCATCGCCACCCTGGAACGCCCGACGCGGACCTCCTCGGCGGTGTAGGCCGGCATGAAGTAGCCCTGCTCCACCAGGCCGGAGTCGATACCCAGCTCGGCGTGCTGGGATCGGTAGAAGTCACGGGTGAAGATGCCCAGGCGGACCGCCGCCTCCGTGCCGCCCTGCGCTCGGACCATGCCGGCCGCCCGGCTGCTCGCCCCCTGCCCGAGGCGTCCCGCCTCCAGCAGCACCACCCGGCCGGCGCCGGCCCGGCGAAGGAACCAGGCGCACCACGCGCCGACCGTTCCCCCGCCGACGACGACCACGTCCGCAGTACCCGTGCCGCTGAGCGTGTCCATGGATGCCGACGCTGGCATAGACTGAACAGTCAGTCAAGGTAGCCACGGACGAAGCGGAGCCGATGTGTACGGCCTCTCGGAGCAGGACCTCGACATCCAGCGGCGAGCCCGCACCCTCGTCGACGAGTTGATCCCCCTCGAGGTCGAGGTGGAGCTCGCCGGCGGCGAGGTGCCCCCGGACCTGCTGAAGGCCCACCACGCCCGCGCGATCGAGCTCGGTGTCCACGCCACCAACCTGCCGCGGGAGGTGGGCGGCCAGGGCTGCAGCACGCTGCAGGTGGTCCTCGTCCAGGAGCAGGCGGGCCGGGCCACGAACGCCCTCGGCTGGGTGATGGCCACCCCGCCGTCCTGGCTTCCGGCGGTGGCGACCGAGGACCAGATGGAGCGCTACGTCCGCCCGTCCGCCCGCGGCGAGCGCGTGGAGTGCTACGCCATCACCGAGGAGGGCGCCGGCTCGGACGTCGAGGACATCACGTCGACGGCACGGCGCGAGGGCGACGAGTACGTCCTCGACGGCGTGAAGTGGCACGTCACGTCCTACAACGAGGCCGACTACGCCTTCGTCCAGGCCAAGCTCGTCGGTGGGGCGCACGAGGGCGAGCACGCGATGTTCTTCGTCGACCTGCCCTCGCCCGGGGTGCGTGTCGTGCGGACGCCGGCGTACACGCACACCATCGGCCACGCCCACCCGATCGTCGCCTTCGAGGGGGTGCGCGTGCCCGTCGCCAACCTCGTCGGGGCCGAGGGCGAGGGCATGACCTTCGCGCACGAGTGGTTCCGTTTCGAGCGGCTGATGGTCGCTGCGCGCTGCCTGGGCGCCGCCGACCGCCTGGTGGAGGAGACCGCCGCCTTCGCGAGTGCCCGGGTCGTCGGGGGCGAGCCGCTGGCCTCCCGCCAGCTCGTCCAGGCGATGCTCGCCGACTCCCTCACCGAGCTGTACGCGGCACGAGCCCTGGTCTACGAGACGGCGCGAGGCGTGGACGCGGGGGTCGACCGCAAGGTCCAGCACGCCCAGTGCTCGATGGCCAAGCTGTTCGCCTCGGAGATGGCCGGTCGCGTCGCGGACCGCTGCGTGCAGATCTTCGGCGGGCGAGGCTACATGCGGGAGAACGTCGCCGAGCGCTTCTTCCGCGAGCTTCGGGTGGAGCGGATCTGGGAGGGAGCCAGCGAGCTGCAGCGGGTGGTCATCGCCGACCAGCTCGCCAAGCGGGGGATCCGGGCCCTCGTCTAGCCCGCACCCTGGCGGCGCCGCTCCTCCTGACCGGTGCAGGTGGTTGCCACCGCGGGGACCGGCACGGTTGGCTCTGACCGACCCGATCGAGCCAGGGAGTGCCATGACCGCGAGCGAGACCGAAGACCTCACGACGCCGGGCGCCGGCGTCGAGGTGACCGCCACCGAGACGGCGGCCTGGTCGCTGGGCGGGCGGGCCTTCTTCTTCGAGGCGCCGGTGATCGCGCGGTTGCCGATCGGCTCGCCCGTTGTGCTGTCCAGTCCGCAGGGTGAGTTCCTCGGCCAGGTCGTCGAGGTCGGTGCGGCCGAGGGTGCGCAGGGCCGGCTAGGGCGCCGGATCGCCGGGCAGGGCACGCTTCTCGCGCGCGTGGACGGCGACACCCTGACCGCGGTGGGCAGCGACGTCACCTTCGAGGACGCCGCGATGCGCCAGGCCTCCCCAGGCGTGCTCGCGGCCTGGCAGGCGGGCCTGGCCGCGGGCAAGTCCACCCTCGCCCTCGGTGACCTGCGGCACCCGGAGGGCCAGCCCGCCCAGCTGCTCGCCTCGGGCTTCAACCGGCACACGTTCCTCTGCGGGCAGTCCGGCTCCGGCAAGACCTACACCCTCGGCGTCATCCTCGAACAGCTCCTGCTGCGGACCACGCTGCGCATGGTCGTCCTCGACCCGAACTCCGACTACGTCGGGCTGGACCGCATCGCCGCCGAGGACGGCCAGGGCCTGGCCGACGTGGGCCCGGTGGTCGTGTTCCGCTCCAAGGGCGAGCACCGCCTCCAAGTCAGGTACGGGCGCCTGCCGCTGCACCAGCAGGCCATGGTGCTCGCGCTCGACCCGGTGGCCGACGCGGAGGCGTACGACGCGCTGCGGCGCGCGACGGAGGAGCTCGGCACCCCCGAGTACTCGCTGAACGACATCAGGCAGCGCATGCGGGACAGCGCCGACCCGGCGGAGCGGGCACTGGCGCTGCGCATCGACAACCTCGGGGTCGCCACCTGGAGCATCTGGGCGGAGCGAGAGGACCCGCCCCTGCTCGACCAGCTGCCCGCGGACTGGCGAGCGGCGGTGGCCGACCTCGGCGAGATGGAGATCCCGGAGGAGCGGTCGGCGATCGTCGCCTCGATCCTCACCGGGCTGTGGGCGGTCCGCGGGTACAAGCAGCCGGTGCTCATCGTCATCGACGAGGCCCACAACATCTGCCCCCAGGAGCCGGCCAACGCCCACCAGGCCCTCGCGATCGAGCACGCGACCCGGATCGCCGCGGAGGGCCGAAAGTACGGGCTCTACCTGCTGCTCGCCACCCAGAGCCCGCGCAAGCTGCATGCGAACGTGCTCTCGCAGTGCGAGAACCTGATCCTGATGAAGACGAACTCGGTCGCCGACATCAACCACATCGCCGACGTGTTCTCGCAGGTGCCTCGCGGTCTCATCGCCCAGGCGACCGGGTTCTCCCTCGGCGAGGGGCTGGCCGCCGGCCGGATCTCCCCGACCCCGCAGCTGTTCCGCGGAGGACGGCGGCGCTCGCCGGAGGGTGGCGCGGACATCCCCACGTCCTGGGCCGACAAGCGCGACTGACCCCGGCACCACCGCCGATCGGGCGCGGCCGGGACGGGGCGGAGGCGCGACCACCGCCAGGTGCGACGCTAGGCTCCGTCGAGATCCGAGACGAGGGACCTTCGGCGCTTGCGCCCGTTGATCGACTCGGTGAGGGTGACCGAACAGGTCGTCGACGACGCCGAGGGAGCCGAGCATGAGCGAGGATCAGGGCACGCCCAGCGCCGAGGAGGTCGCGCAGCTTCGGGCCGAGGTGGAGCAGCTGCGGGAGCAGGTCGATGCTGATCAGCACCCGCGTCCCCACCCCGCGTCCTGGGGCAACCGGACCGGCGGCTGGAGACCCGTCGTCGCCTCGATCCTCATCGTGGTCGCAGCCCTGCTCGTTCCGCTGTCCGTCCTCGCGGTCTGGGCGCACGACCAGGTGAGCAACACCGACCGGTACGTCAAGACGGTCGGCCCGCTGGCCGCCGACCCGGCGGTCCAGAAGGCCGTCGCGAACCGGATCAGCACCGAGATCTTCGACTACCTCGACGTCAACCAGCTCACGTCGCAGGCGGTCGACGCATTGCAGAACCTTGGCCTTCCGCCACGGGTGAGCAGCAGCCTCTCCGCTCTGGCCGTGCCCATCTCGAACGGGGTGCAGAGCTTCGTCACCGAGCAGGTCGACAACTTCGTCAGCTCGAAGGCGTTCCAGGAGGCGTGGGTCGCGGCCAACCGGGAGGCCCACGCCCAGATGGTCGCGGTGCTGAGCGGGAAGAAGTCGGGTCTCGTGCAGGTCAACGGGCAGACGGTCTCGGTCAACCTCTCCGCCGTCATCGACACCATCAAGACCCAGCTGGTGGCCCGGGGCTTCACTCTGGCCAAGAACATCCCCGAGGTCAACGCGCAGTTCACGATCTTCCAGTCCAAGGACCTGACCAAGGCCCAGCGCTACTACCGGCTCCTCGACCGGGTCTCCACGTGGCTGCCGATCCTGGCCCTGGTCCTGCTCGGCGTCGCGGTCTTCATCGCCCGTGACCGACGGCGCTTCCTGATGTGGGCCGGCATCGCCGTCGCGATCAGCATGGTGGTGCTCGGGGCCATGCTCAACATCTTCAGGACCATCTACCTGAACCAGCTGCCGAGCACGGTGAACCTGCCAGCGGCGACCAGCGTCTACGACCAGCTCGTGCACTTCATCCGGCTCAACCTGCGCGCCGTCCTCGTCGTCGGGCTCGCTGTCGCGATCGGCGCCTGGCTCTCGGGGCCGTCAGGATCCGCGGTGGCGACCCGCGGCTGGATCAACCGCTTCATAGGCTCCCTTCGCGGGGGCGCCGAGCACGCCGGGCTGCACACCGGCCGGGTCGGCGAGTTCGCCGCCCGGCATCACAACGGCCTCCGCGCGGTCATCGTCGGCGCGACCGTGCTCGTCTATGTCCAGGCAGCGCACCC includes the following:
- a CDS encoding FAD-dependent oxidoreductase, giving the protein MDTLSGTGTADVVVVGGGTVGAWCAWFLRRAGAGRVVLLEAGRLGQGASSRAAGMVRAQGGTEAAVRLGIFTRDFYRSQHAELGIDSGLVEQGYFMPAYTAEEVRVGRSRVAMQQRLGLEVEWMEPEEVERRNPTLAHGVQLGASFCASDGYLDPPTNVRCYTAALFIAGVDVRERTAFTGLRVASGRVVGVDTSAGPIDTPRVVLTGGPSLGAVGALAGMRVPAAGVRHQVVVTEPHPELAPERVPMMFDVTYGIYWRPEEGGLLWGMSNPDEAPGEARSFDWDYYARMRERLIVAVPLTASLGIRKVWAATIEYTPDHLPIIGPGLRADGPVEGSVVACAGGHGMMWGPGVSRAAADLVLTGSTDVVDAGELGLDRFDETGKSRLAPDPIALPYPDRLPDPDRLPDPERTPA
- a CDS encoding acyl-CoA dehydrogenase family protein — translated: MYGLSEQDLDIQRRARTLVDELIPLEVEVELAGGEVPPDLLKAHHARAIELGVHATNLPREVGGQGCSTLQVVLVQEQAGRATNALGWVMATPPSWLPAVATEDQMERYVRPSARGERVECYAITEEGAGSDVEDITSTARREGDEYVLDGVKWHVTSYNEADYAFVQAKLVGGAHEGEHAMFFVDLPSPGVRVVRTPAYTHTIGHAHPIVAFEGVRVPVANLVGAEGEGMTFAHEWFRFERLMVAARCLGAADRLVEETAAFASARVVGGEPLASRQLVQAMLADSLTELYAARALVYETARGVDAGVDRKVQHAQCSMAKLFASEMAGRVADRCVQIFGGRGYMRENVAERFFRELRVERIWEGASELQRVVIADQLAKRGIRALV
- a CDS encoding ATP-binding protein encodes the protein MTASETEDLTTPGAGVEVTATETAAWSLGGRAFFFEAPVIARLPIGSPVVLSSPQGEFLGQVVEVGAAEGAQGRLGRRIAGQGTLLARVDGDTLTAVGSDVTFEDAAMRQASPGVLAAWQAGLAAGKSTLALGDLRHPEGQPAQLLASGFNRHTFLCGQSGSGKTYTLGVILEQLLLRTTLRMVVLDPNSDYVGLDRIAAEDGQGLADVGPVVVFRSKGEHRLQVRYGRLPLHQQAMVLALDPVADAEAYDALRRATEELGTPEYSLNDIRQRMRDSADPAERALALRIDNLGVATWSIWAEREDPPLLDQLPADWRAAVADLGEMEIPEERSAIVASILTGLWAVRGYKQPVLIVIDEAHNICPQEPANAHQALAIEHATRIAAEGRKYGLYLLLATQSPRKLHANVLSQCENLILMKTNSVADINHIADVFSQVPRGLIAQATGFSLGEGLAAGRISPTPQLFRGGRRRSPEGGADIPTSWADKRD